ATCATTTCGCTTTCTTAGTGACTTCCACTAAGTTTTTATTTTTTAATTCGAGGACAACATCTGCTTGATCAGCCAGCTCTTTGCTGTGTGTCACCACAATGACACATTTATTCTTCTCTTTGGCAGAGGTGATAAGAATGTCAATAATGTCCATGGCAGTAGCAGCGTCTAGATTCCCTGTTGGTTCATCGGCTAAGATAATAGGGGCTTCTGATGCCAAAGCACGTGCAATAGCCACCCGTTGCTGCTGACCGCCAGAGAGACGCATGACATTGCGGTGAATCTCTTTCTCGCTCAAGCCTAACCGTAACAAGATTTCTTTATCTGCATGTGGATTGACCAAACGGACATTTTCAAGAGGTGTCAGGTAGTCAATTAAATTATAATTTTGAAAGACCAAAGAGATTTGTTTGCTTCTGTGGTGATTGTAGCCTTTCTCAGCAATGTCTTGATTTTCAAAGAGGATTTTTCCTTTTGTGGGAGTGTCAAGTCCTGCTAAAAGGGAAAGCAAGGTTGATTTTCCTGCACCAGATTTCCCGATGATGGCGTAAAATTTCCCTTTTTCAAATGAAGTCGTGATTTGTTGCAATACATTTTCTTGTAAAGTGTTGTACTGATAACTAACAGTATCTATTTTTAAAATCGTCATTTTTTGTCTCCTTAACTAATATCGGTTAAAATTTCCTTCGGTTTTTTATGTAAAATAATAGAGGACGAGCCCACTACGGCAAATAAGATGATGATGAGCAAAATGCCATAGGTCACACCAATTGTTGCAAAATCTAGGTGTGGTACCACATTTTCAAAGAGTGCCGCTGAATCAGCTCCGTCTTGTCCTTTCTTGATAAAACCTTTAAAGACCATGGTAGCCAGATAAGAA
This Streptococcus anginosus DNA region includes the following protein-coding sequences:
- a CDS encoding ABC transporter ATP-binding protein codes for the protein MTILKIDTVSYQYNTLQENVLQQITTSFEKGKFYAIIGKSGAGKSTLLSLLAGLDTPTKGKILFENQDIAEKGYNHHRSKQISLVFQNYNLIDYLTPLENVRLVNPHADKEILLRLGLSEKEIHRNVMRLSGGQQQRVAIARALASEAPIILADEPTGNLDAATAMDIIDILITSAKEKNKCVIVVTHSKELADQADVVLELKNKNLVEVTKKAK